One segment of Sylvia atricapilla isolate bSylAtr1 chromosome 8, bSylAtr1.pri, whole genome shotgun sequence DNA contains the following:
- the ITPRIP gene encoding inositol 1,4,5-trisphosphate receptor-interacting protein gives MPVGLFRVCLLVITAIVNHPLFFPKENGTVPENTEEIIQKMKEREESLRLEQLRLEKEIADQEAAQKALEKAAVVVEESKEEKVRWDMWTALSMVIFLLIELWRQDFQEGNWQDTGGEEDDMAVLGKAFKGVAFPSKAVLASFYEKRILGTTTDMARMREMVEGFADDLLEALRSVCNRDADMEVEDCMGVGSMYENWRVRKPFVCDLIVPFAPPEPYCFCCQTWCSGDSFPPDEQGYGTIKVCRADEDATGCICDKTKLGEDMLCLLHSQVSSSRPSSEMEDLLCFKNTQYLDANQVMKWFQIAVTKAWNRISHKYEFDLSFSLLDSPGALKIKFKSGKSIAFNLTPVVQYENSDVYFISHFPRSSLAADIPSSTHWFLTFAVYERRFIQLVSKTLPANACHVSCLQILSFLHGKQCSLTGPSGLTNYHLKTVLLHLLQARPSQDWAPENLEARLQDMLKFLEKCLHEKKLYHFFIGNGKVPAELGFPIIFQRAEPLNLFRPFVLRRDIYRKMVDTFHEMLRNMSALINEYTVHIPLAHTNGIRKEPL, from the coding sequence ATGCCTGTGGGACTCTTCCGGGTGTGCCTACTGGTGATTACAGCTATTGTCAACCACCCGCTCTTCTTCCCTAAGGAGAATGGCACTGTCCCCGAGAACACAGAGGAAATCATCCAGAAGATGAAGGAGCGGGAGGAGAGCCTGCGCCTGGAGCAGTTGCGCCTGGAGAAGGAAATCGCAGACCAGGAAGCCGCACAGAAGGCTCTGGAAAAGGCTGCAGTGGTAgtggaggaaagcaaagaggaaaaggtCCGATGGGATATGTGGACTGCCCTCTCCATGGTCATCTTCCTGCTGATCGAGCTCTGGAGGCAGGATTTCCAGGAAGGGAACTGGCAGGAcacaggaggagaagaggaTGACATGGCAGTCCTGGGGAAGGCATTTAAAGGAGTGGCCTTCCCCAGCAAGGCTGTCCTGGCCAGCTTCTATGAGAAGCGAATCCTGGGTACCACCACAGACATGGCCAGGATGCGGGAGATGGTGGAAGGCTTTGCAGACGACCTGCTGGAGGCCTTGAGGAGCGTCTGTAACCGGGATGCTGACATGGAAGTGGAAGATTGTATGGGTGTGGGGAGCATGTATGAGAATTGGAGAGTGCGTAAACCCTTTGTCTGTGATCTGATAGTGCCTTTTGCCCCTCCAGAGCCTTATTGCTTTTGCTGCCAGACCTGGTGCTCTGGTGACTCTTTTCCTCCAGATGAACAAGGTTATGGCACTATCAAAGTGTGCAGAGCAGATGAGGATGCCACGGGTTGCATCTGTGACAAGACTAAACTAGGGGAAGATATGCTGTGCCTCCTCCATAGCCAGGTCAGTAGTAGCAGGCCCAGCAGTGAGATGGAAGACCTCCTGTGCTTCAAAAATACTCAATATCTGGATGCCAACCAAGTCATGAAGTGGTTCCAGATTGCTGTCACCAAGGCCTGGAACAGAATCTCTCACAAATATGAATTTGACCTTTCCTTCAGCCTCCTGGACTCGCCAGGAGCCctgaagataaaatttaaatCGGGGAAATCGATTGCCTTCAACCTCACCCCTGTGGTGCAGTATGAGAACTCTGACGTTTACTTCATCTCCCACTTCCCTcggagcagcctggcagcagaCATCCCCTCCAGCACCCACTGGTTTCTCACCTTTGCAGTGTATGAGAGGAGGTTCATCCAGCTCGTCTCCAAAACACTGCCTGCCAATGCCTGCCACGTCAGCTGCCTTCAgatcctctccttcctccatgGGAAGCAATGCAGCCTCACAGGTCCCAGTGGGCTCACCAACTACCACCTGAAGACAGTGCTGCTGCATCTCCTGCAGGCACGTCCCAGTCAGGACTGGGCCCCAGAAAACCTGGAGGCCCGCCTACAGGACATGCTGAAATTCCTAGAGAAATGTTTGCATGAAAAGAAGCTTTATCACTTCTTTATTGGCAATGGGAAGGtaccagcagagctgggtttcCCCATCATATTTCAGAGGGCTGAGCCTCTCAACCTTTTCCGTCCCTTTGTGCTGCGCAGGGACATTTACAGGAAGATGGTGGACACATTCCACGAGATGCTCAGGAACATGTCTGCACTGATAAATGAGTACACAGTGCACATTCCCCTTGCACATACCAACGGGATCCGTAAGGAACCCCTTTAA